The Thermanaerovibrio acidaminovorans DSM 6589 genome contains a region encoding:
- a CDS encoding DUF4403 family protein: MEPKGKFRVGSVFALLVLCLGLMICGAAQGAEEAGTLSQFAVRFEATYGELAELADSKLPLRIDGRETYSQGPLSGNVRYVVTRKGRPVVRRMGDRVAMDVPLYFSVTFSSGVGIPVSANADGELVATVISRPRLTPDWRVATDPEVRIAWRKPPAVNMMGFRVSFQPVADRVLNDWVAQRKGRLDVILNEKLNLRRRADELWRALSKPVPIGEGDILWLVARPERFWASPLQVTSKGILMSAGLDARMRVVGGAFPGRPSVAPLPNLSSGAGDGTFRVILPATIHYAFVNSLIAKNWTPRDIRMPDGGVARLERFGMTGRQDRFVLGAQLIGTDSKGSPFDSVVNFVGRPSYDVATRTVAIEDLQVESDGALAFLNDSVAPALRDVLRFPIGDQLDQLSQGLQGALSGLSYGGARLDFRPTSFGVIGVSADSQGMHAKVQAQGTVTVSLK; encoded by the coding sequence GTGGAACCTAAAGGTAAGTTTCGTGTAGGTAGCGTTTTTGCCCTGCTGGTCCTGTGCCTGGGCCTGATGATATGTGGCGCCGCCCAGGGGGCGGAGGAGGCTGGGACCCTGTCGCAGTTTGCGGTTCGATTCGAGGCCACCTACGGGGAGCTGGCGGAGTTGGCGGACTCCAAGCTCCCGCTTCGCATAGATGGCAGGGAGACCTACTCCCAGGGTCCCCTGTCGGGCAACGTGAGGTACGTGGTGACTCGCAAGGGGAGGCCGGTGGTGAGGCGAATGGGGGACCGGGTGGCCATGGATGTCCCCCTCTACTTCAGCGTCACCTTCAGCAGCGGGGTTGGGATCCCCGTGTCCGCCAACGCGGACGGGGAATTGGTGGCCACGGTTATAAGCCGCCCGAGGCTAACCCCGGACTGGCGGGTGGCCACCGATCCGGAGGTGCGGATAGCCTGGAGGAAGCCCCCGGCGGTCAACATGATGGGCTTCCGGGTGTCCTTCCAGCCCGTGGCGGATCGGGTCCTCAACGACTGGGTCGCCCAGAGGAAGGGGCGGCTCGATGTGATCCTGAACGAAAAGCTGAACCTGCGGCGCCGGGCGGACGAGCTATGGCGGGCCCTCTCGAAGCCGGTTCCCATCGGGGAGGGGGACATCCTGTGGCTGGTGGCTCGGCCGGAGCGGTTCTGGGCCTCCCCCCTTCAGGTCACGTCCAAGGGGATCCTCATGTCCGCCGGGCTGGACGCCAGGATGAGGGTGGTTGGGGGTGCGTTCCCCGGCCGTCCATCGGTGGCGCCCCTGCCAAATCTGTCCAGCGGCGCCGGGGACGGCACCTTCCGGGTGATACTCCCCGCCACTATTCACTATGCGTTTGTTAATTCCCTGATAGCCAAGAACTGGACCCCTCGGGACATCCGGATGCCCGACGGTGGGGTGGCTAGGCTCGAGAGGTTCGGCATGACCGGCCGCCAGGACCGGTTCGTCCTGGGGGCCCAGCTGATAGGAACCGACAGCAAGGGATCCCCCTTCGACTCGGTGGTCAACTTCGTGGGGCGCCCCTCCTACGACGTGGCCACCAGGACCGTGGCCATAGAGGACCTTCAGGTGGAGTCCGACGGGGCATTGGCGTTCCTGAACGATTCGGTGGCCCCCGCCCTGAGGGACGTGCTCCGCTTCCCCATCGGGGATCAGCTTGACCAGCTGAGCCAGGGCCTTCAGGGGGCCCTGTCGGGGCTCAGCTACGGGGGGGCCAGGCTGGACTTCCGCCCCACCAGCTTCGGGGTGATCGGCGTCTCCGCCGACTCCCAGGGGATGCACGCCAAGGTCCAGGCCCAGGGGACCGTCACCGTATCTTTAAAGTAG
- a CDS encoding SAM hydrolase/SAM-dependent halogenase family protein produces the protein MRLGKGIRGLVLSFLLVALLACAGEAKTALVFQTDFGLKDGAVSAMKGVAFGVDQDLPMFDLTHEIPAFSIWDGAYRLYQTLEFWPKGTVFVSVVDPGVGTERKPVVVRTKSGHYVVTPDNGTVTLIMDSIGIDQVRTIDETKHRLKGSERSYTFHGRDLFAYTGAKLASGKISFEEVGPLLKGQPVRIPYQRAEIKDGAALGTIPVLDVQYGNVWTNIGADLFDSFKPSKGKLYEVRILKEGKEVYRGTVPFADTFGDVPEGKPLLYYNSLMNLSLALNMDSFADKHKVSSGPEWSVVVRPVK, from the coding sequence ATGAGGTTAGGAAAGGGAATCAGGGGGTTGGTCCTATCGTTTCTTTTGGTGGCCCTCTTGGCCTGCGCCGGTGAGGCCAAGACCGCGCTGGTGTTCCAGACGGACTTCGGCCTCAAGGACGGGGCTGTGTCCGCCATGAAGGGGGTGGCGTTCGGGGTGGATCAGGATCTTCCGATGTTCGACCTTACCCACGAGATCCCCGCCTTCTCCATCTGGGACGGGGCGTACCGCCTCTACCAGACCCTGGAGTTCTGGCCCAAGGGCACGGTCTTCGTCTCGGTGGTGGATCCCGGGGTGGGCACCGAGAGGAAGCCTGTGGTGGTTAGGACCAAGTCGGGACACTACGTGGTCACCCCGGACAACGGCACGGTTACCTTGATCATGGATTCCATAGGGATTGACCAGGTCAGGACCATAGACGAGACCAAGCACCGACTGAAGGGCTCCGAGCGGTCCTATACCTTCCACGGCCGGGATCTCTTCGCCTACACGGGGGCCAAGCTCGCCTCCGGCAAGATATCCTTCGAGGAAGTGGGCCCCCTCCTAAAGGGTCAGCCGGTGCGGATCCCCTATCAGAGGGCGGAGATCAAGGACGGGGCGGCGTTGGGCACCATACCGGTGTTGGACGTCCAGTACGGCAACGTGTGGACCAACATAGGGGCGGATCTGTTCGATAGCTTCAAGCCCTCCAAGGGGAAGCTCTACGAGGTAAGGATCCTCAAGGAGGGCAAGGAGGTATATAGGGGCACGGTGCCGTTCGCGGACACCTTCGGCGACGTGCCGGAGGGGAAGCCCCTTCTCTACTACAACAGCCTCATGAACCTGTCGCTGGCCCTCAACATGGACAGCTTCGCCGACAAGCACAAGGTCTCCTCCGGTCCCGAGTGGTCTGTGGTGGTCCGTCCCGTCAAGTAA
- a CDS encoding homoserine dehydrogenase, giving the protein MEQRIALLGCGNVGKALIGILNRKGRHLEGAYGVRMRLVYVGDPRVGAAADSQGLDPGAVLEMLDRGALPEAFRGDVSEVVKSMGATVVADATPTDLRTGEPGLSNARGALSSGAHFVTTSKGPLAVAARELEEMARERGLKFLYEGAVMSGTPLISLIRNGLAGCSISRIEGILNGTTNYMLTRMAQGLSYPEALEEAQDLGYAEADPTADVEGFDPAVKLCILAWVAFRREIGVDQVDRTGISGLTGEQVERAARSGRSVKLVASLWTQGESIMAQVKPQELEADHPLHGIGGAVNAATIWTDHLGKVTVSGPGAGRDETAQALLTDIISIGRD; this is encoded by the coding sequence TTGGAGCAGCGGATAGCCCTTCTGGGGTGCGGCAACGTGGGCAAGGCCCTGATAGGGATACTGAACCGTAAGGGACGGCACCTGGAGGGGGCATACGGGGTCAGGATGAGGCTGGTGTACGTGGGGGATCCCCGAGTGGGGGCCGCGGCGGATTCCCAGGGGCTGGACCCCGGGGCGGTCCTGGAGATGCTGGACCGGGGGGCCCTGCCCGAGGCCTTCCGGGGGGACGTGTCCGAGGTGGTGAAGTCCATGGGCGCCACGGTGGTGGCGGACGCCACCCCAACGGACCTCCGGACCGGGGAGCCGGGGCTCTCCAACGCCCGCGGGGCCCTGTCGTCCGGGGCCCACTTCGTGACCACCAGCAAGGGGCCCCTGGCGGTGGCGGCCCGGGAGCTGGAGGAGATGGCCCGGGAGCGGGGGCTCAAGTTCCTCTACGAGGGGGCGGTGATGAGCGGGACCCCCCTGATAAGCCTCATAAGGAACGGCCTGGCGGGCTGCTCCATATCCAGGATAGAGGGGATCCTCAACGGCACCACCAACTACATGCTTACCCGGATGGCCCAGGGACTCAGCTACCCGGAGGCCCTCGAGGAGGCCCAGGATCTGGGGTACGCGGAGGCGGACCCCACCGCCGACGTGGAGGGCTTCGACCCGGCGGTCAAGCTATGCATCCTAGCCTGGGTGGCGTTCCGGCGGGAGATAGGGGTTGACCAGGTGGACCGCACCGGCATATCGGGGCTGACCGGGGAGCAGGTGGAGAGGGCGGCGAGATCCGGCCGGTCGGTGAAGCTGGTGGCGTCCCTGTGGACCCAAGGGGAGTCGATAATGGCCCAGGTGAAACCCCAGGAGCTGGAGGCGGACCACCCGCTCCACGGGATCGGGGGGGCGGTGAACGCCGCCACCATCTGGACCGATCACCTGGGAAAGGTCACCGTCTCGGGTCCCGGTGCGGGGCGGGACGAGACCGCCCAGGCGCTCCTCACGGACATCATCTCCATAGGCAGGGATTGA
- a CDS encoding SH3 domain-containing protein, whose protein sequence is MRHMLKLIPLALLLCTLTSPVALGNEVRSNGPAGAFLERYFRPWTQEAREENWTGWYQEILNGQHLGSNLRPVDRSTKEAWLNRALSAAAVNLKGISIKEAHLRVLPTEEPLFEPPGGPKTSYPFDRLQNGTVHPMEPLSITRRGEGWLLVTTPWASGWVREDAVAIVDPPLMTRIMSMPMLAVVRDRTVITYTSGISALEAHIGALIPMGEDGEPMVVRWDPSEGTASLVPARAPEGTLKPFPLEPSRELLSQIASSMLGQPYGWGGQNWNRDCSSTTRDIFTPFGSWIPRNSRGQGDLPGVDLSNLGRTAKARIIVERGVPFMTILYMRGHVMLYTGSQGLNPTVLHNIWSVKRGGQEEVIGRCVVTDLNIGEPPLIDRVIKMVFPWFPPGVCYTSP, encoded by the coding sequence ATGCGCCACATGCTGAAGCTGATCCCCCTTGCGCTCCTGCTGTGCACCCTAACCAGCCCCGTCGCCCTGGGGAATGAGGTCCGTTCCAACGGGCCCGCCGGGGCCTTCCTGGAGCGATACTTCAGGCCCTGGACCCAGGAGGCCCGGGAGGAGAACTGGACTGGATGGTACCAGGAGATCCTGAACGGCCAGCACCTGGGGAGCAACCTGCGGCCCGTGGACCGGAGCACCAAGGAGGCCTGGCTAAACCGGGCCCTCTCCGCCGCGGCGGTGAACCTGAAGGGAATCTCCATCAAGGAGGCCCACCTAAGGGTCCTGCCCACCGAAGAACCGCTCTTCGAGCCCCCCGGGGGGCCTAAGACGTCGTACCCCTTCGACCGGCTACAGAACGGCACGGTCCACCCCATGGAGCCCCTGTCCATCACCCGCCGGGGTGAGGGGTGGCTACTGGTCACCACCCCCTGGGCCTCCGGCTGGGTTCGGGAGGACGCGGTGGCCATAGTGGACCCTCCTCTGATGACCCGGATCATGAGCATGCCCATGCTGGCGGTGGTGAGGGACCGGACGGTAATAACCTACACCTCCGGGATCTCCGCCCTGGAGGCCCACATAGGCGCCCTCATCCCCATGGGGGAGGACGGTGAGCCAATGGTGGTCCGCTGGGATCCCTCTGAAGGTACCGCCTCCCTGGTGCCCGCCCGGGCCCCCGAGGGGACCCTCAAGCCCTTTCCGCTCGAGCCCAGCCGGGAGCTGCTGTCCCAGATCGCCTCATCCATGCTGGGGCAACCCTACGGCTGGGGGGGCCAGAACTGGAACCGGGACTGCTCCTCCACCACCCGGGACATCTTCACCCCCTTCGGCAGCTGGATCCCAAGGAACTCCAGGGGACAGGGGGACCTGCCCGGCGTGGACCTGTCCAACCTGGGGAGGACGGCCAAGGCCAGGATCATAGTCGAACGGGGGGTACCCTTCATGACCATCCTCTACATGCGGGGGCACGTGATGCTCTACACCGGCTCCCAGGGCCTCAACCCAACGGTGCTACACAACATCTGGAGCGTGAAGCGCGGAGGGCAGGAGGAGGTAATAGGCCGCTGCGTGGTAACGGACCTGAACATCGGGGAGCCACCGCTGATAGACCGGGTCATCAAGATGGTCTTCCCCTGGTTCCCTCCGGGGGTGTGCTATACTTCTCCCTAA
- a CDS encoding serine dehydratase subunit alpha family protein yields MVISIKSFLRREVRPALGCTEPGAVALSVARACEELSDREHVAAVRVTVSTSIYKNGMAVGIPGANGAKGNALAAALGAIVGRSSYGLEVLKDTTEAHVERARGWVDEERVSVVCDPGRSGVYVLSAVFTPTHKAVCLVSGSHDRIAKVMLDGRTVYEAQSEGSSQESVEELPSSYDEAFGMVDHLDSEDEDFLLRGVEMNMAVARVGLSGDGRSLGLGRSLMEVSAGGDVGLKIRAYCTAAADSRMWGVQMPVMSSAGSGNHGITAILPVAILGEELMASRSQVARALALSHLSTSFIKRRLGRLSPVCGCSVAAGAGAAAGMCLLMGGGLEEVKEAMGMVLANLAGMLCDGAKESCALKVGTGSYEAYLAARWAVQGIKMFKPQGVLSDLFEESVENVARVNSEGMRDVDKVMIHIMDRYPLGSRGGEA; encoded by the coding sequence TTGGTCATTTCAATCAAGTCGTTCCTCCGTAGGGAGGTTCGTCCCGCCCTGGGGTGTACCGAGCCCGGGGCGGTGGCTTTGAGCGTCGCCAGGGCCTGTGAGGAACTGAGCGACCGGGAGCACGTGGCGGCGGTCAGGGTAACGGTGAGCACCAGCATCTACAAGAACGGCATGGCGGTGGGCATCCCGGGGGCTAACGGGGCCAAGGGCAACGCCCTGGCGGCGGCCCTGGGGGCCATAGTGGGCAGGTCCTCCTACGGCCTGGAGGTCCTGAAGGACACCACCGAGGCCCACGTGGAGAGGGCCCGGGGGTGGGTGGACGAGGAGAGGGTGAGCGTGGTATGCGACCCGGGCAGGAGCGGGGTCTACGTGCTGTCCGCGGTCTTCACCCCCACCCACAAGGCGGTCTGCCTGGTGTCCGGGAGCCACGACAGGATAGCCAAGGTGATGCTGGACGGGCGCACGGTCTACGAGGCCCAGTCGGAGGGCAGCTCCCAGGAGAGTGTGGAGGAGCTGCCGTCCTCCTACGATGAGGCCTTCGGGATGGTGGATCACCTGGACTCGGAGGACGAGGACTTCCTCCTCCGGGGGGTGGAAATGAACATGGCGGTGGCCCGGGTTGGGCTATCCGGCGACGGCAGGTCCCTGGGGCTTGGCAGGAGCCTGATGGAGGTGTCCGCCGGAGGGGACGTGGGGCTCAAGATAAGGGCCTACTGTACCGCCGCAGCGGACAGCCGGATGTGGGGGGTCCAGATGCCGGTGATGAGCAGCGCCGGCAGCGGCAACCACGGCATAACCGCCATACTGCCGGTGGCCATCCTGGGAGAGGAGCTCATGGCCTCCAGGTCCCAGGTGGCCCGGGCCCTGGCCCTCAGCCACCTGTCCACCAGCTTCATAAAGAGGCGGCTGGGGCGCCTCTCCCCGGTCTGCGGCTGTTCGGTGGCGGCTGGCGCCGGAGCTGCGGCGGGCATGTGTCTCCTCATGGGGGGAGGCCTTGAGGAGGTCAAGGAGGCCATGGGGATGGTCCTGGCCAACCTGGCGGGGATGCTCTGCGACGGGGCCAAGGAGAGCTGCGCCCTCAAGGTGGGCACCGGGTCCTACGAGGCCTACCTGGCGGCCCGGTGGGCGGTCCAGGGGATCAAGATGTTCAAGCCCCAGGGGGTCCTATCGGACCTGTTCGAGGAGAGCGTGGAGAACGTGGCCAGGGTGAACTCCGAGGGGATGAGGGACGTGGACAAGGTGATGATCCACATAATGGACAGGTACCCCTTGGGATCCCGGGGAGGGGAGGCGTAG
- a CDS encoding amidohydrolase: MDRGATIGIINAVVYPLAPPGRATALFARDGIVELVGSDQEVIARCDHRTPLLDLKGAFVFPAFGDTHLHLMEYGRSLSSLDLRMVRSISQLIGLGRRRVEEVGSGWIIGWGWDQEMLEEMRFPNRHDLDLISRDLPIFLERACGHVGVLNSAALRALGLMDAPAVAGPFVEVDRSGVPTGVVSEEALMWVRSRLPEPSEEELRGYLKEACGALLSRGVTWVQSDDLSVFGSFKRMVEFYLGEDKEGRLPLRIDPIFRVSSLGDLEDLEEALRLFQAFKPRWCHPGPVKLVLDGTIGARTAALREPYSDAPSEMGFLAFDHRDLRSLMAQADRLGLQVACHAIGDRALEQAVECFEAVGVGSASGLPPRILHCQVGDPDLYSRMAQMGVTADIQPLFLANDWKIILGRLGPHRARNSYAWKDMMERGVAMAGESDAPYGPSDPLEGMRIAVTRMDSHMEPEHGWMPHQRLDISEAFWLYTGGAAKVCGRWRRRGSLEVGKAADFVALMEDPFRVDPNQVGRIQVGLTVCGGRIRHLV, from the coding sequence ATGGATCGTGGGGCTACCATAGGGATAATAAACGCGGTTGTCTACCCATTGGCTCCCCCCGGCAGGGCCACCGCCCTGTTCGCCCGGGATGGGATCGTGGAACTGGTGGGGAGCGACCAGGAGGTCATAGCCCGCTGCGACCATCGGACCCCCCTCCTGGACCTCAAGGGGGCCTTCGTCTTCCCCGCCTTCGGGGACACCCATCTTCACCTGATGGAGTACGGCCGGTCCCTGTCGTCCCTGGACCTGCGAATGGTGAGGTCCATATCCCAGCTGATAGGCCTGGGCAGGAGGCGGGTGGAGGAGGTGGGATCCGGGTGGATCATAGGCTGGGGATGGGACCAGGAGATGCTGGAGGAGATGCGCTTCCCCAACCGGCACGACCTGGACCTGATCAGCCGGGACCTGCCCATCTTCCTGGAGAGGGCCTGCGGGCACGTTGGGGTGCTGAACAGCGCGGCCCTGAGGGCCCTGGGGCTGATGGATGCCCCAGCCGTGGCGGGCCCCTTCGTGGAGGTGGATAGGTCCGGGGTGCCCACCGGTGTGGTAAGCGAGGAGGCCCTCATGTGGGTCCGATCCCGCCTGCCGGAGCCCTCGGAGGAGGAGCTGCGGGGCTACCTCAAGGAGGCCTGTGGGGCCCTGCTGTCCCGGGGGGTCACCTGGGTGCAGAGCGATGACCTGTCGGTCTTCGGGAGCTTCAAGCGGATGGTGGAGTTCTACCTGGGGGAGGACAAGGAGGGCCGGCTACCCTTGAGGATCGATCCCATATTCCGGGTATCGTCCCTTGGGGACCTGGAGGACCTGGAGGAGGCCTTGCGGCTCTTTCAGGCCTTCAAGCCCCGGTGGTGTCATCCCGGCCCGGTGAAGCTGGTGCTGGACGGCACCATAGGGGCCAGGACCGCGGCGCTGAGGGAGCCCTACTCGGATGCCCCGTCGGAGATGGGGTTCCTTGCCTTCGATCACCGGGACCTGAGGTCCCTCATGGCCCAGGCGGACAGGCTGGGGCTGCAGGTGGCCTGCCATGCCATAGGGGACCGGGCCCTGGAGCAGGCGGTGGAGTGTTTCGAGGCCGTTGGGGTAGGGTCCGCCTCCGGGCTTCCCCCCCGGATCCTCCACTGCCAGGTGGGGGACCCGGACCTCTACTCCCGGATGGCCCAGATGGGGGTGACCGCGGACATACAGCCCTTGTTCCTGGCCAACGATTGGAAGATAATACTAGGCCGCCTGGGTCCCCACAGGGCCAGGAACAGCTATGCCTGGAAGGACATGATGGAGCGGGGGGTGGCCATGGCGGGGGAGTCCGATGCTCCCTACGGCCCTTCGGATCCTCTGGAAGGGATGAGGATAGCGGTGACCCGGATGGACTCCCACATGGAGCCCGAGCACGGCTGGATGCCCCATCAGAGGCTGGACATATCCGAGGCGTTCTGGCTCTACACCGGCGGGGCCGCCAAGGTGTGCGGCCGGTGGCGTCGGAGGGGGTCGCTGGAGGTTGGCAAGGCGGCGGACTTCGTGGCCCTCATGGAGGACCCATTCAGGGTGGATCCCAACCAGGTGGGGCGGATCCAGGTGGGGCTCACGGTCTGTGGCGGGAGGATAAGGCATCTGGTCTAG
- a CDS encoding ATP-dependent RecD-like DNA helicase — translation MLQRLEGEVLEVSYRDQVTGYTVASVVVSDGQVVTVVGAFPLPMAGERLVMEGRWTVHRRYGRQFCAEDVRMAMPSSLEGLVRYLSSGVIPKVGPSTARRIVEHFKEETLDVLDNRVERLLEIPGIGPKRVEEVRLHWEEHRRRRQAVLQLLDFGIGSALADRIVRIYGDLAAEVVRSNPYQLAYDVAGIGFVTADRIAQRVGICRDAPERLDAGILFSMRRAVEEGHSMLPWDELLQRSRRLLAVDSGVEDRLELLCTLGMLEAEELGGLRCVYLPGLRRAEAASAGAVRDMAASSGARLGWELEGMITALEGQFGIRLEEPQRRAVKGALSHRIFVITGGPGTGKTTLLRFTVRLCQMMGLRVLLAAPTGRAAKRMAEVTRVEAYTLHRALEYDPRSNRFGRGRSRPLEADVVIVDEFSMVDLPMFHRLLSGIGEDASLVLVGDSNQLPSIGPGSVLKDLISSGSVPKVELKEIFRQAQRSLIIRNSYRILEGGTLELPPLSQGLDVAFVEEDDPSLAAEAVVDLVGYEIPRCTGLSPWDVQVLTPMHKGEAGARNLCLRLQEVLNPSGERLRRGEGGFRRGDKVIQLKNDYDLEIYNGDIGVVEGQVDQGLLVDFEGRRVQIRREAEVNLALAYALTIHKSQGSEYPAVVVPLLDQHFVMLKRNLLYTALTRAKRLAVLVGSRRAIERAVSTQEGNARYGALRWRLAKREEA, via the coding sequence TTGCTCCAGCGCCTTGAGGGGGAGGTGTTGGAGGTCTCCTATCGGGACCAGGTTACGGGCTACACGGTGGCCTCGGTGGTGGTCTCCGATGGGCAGGTGGTTACCGTGGTGGGGGCCTTCCCGCTCCCCATGGCGGGGGAGCGGCTGGTCATGGAGGGCCGTTGGACCGTTCACCGGCGCTACGGCCGGCAGTTTTGTGCCGAGGACGTGCGGATGGCCATGCCCTCCTCCCTGGAGGGGCTGGTTCGCTACCTCTCCTCCGGGGTGATACCCAAGGTGGGCCCCTCCACCGCCCGGAGGATAGTGGAGCACTTCAAGGAGGAGACCCTTGACGTGCTGGACAACCGGGTGGAACGCCTTCTGGAGATACCCGGGATAGGGCCCAAGCGGGTGGAGGAGGTTCGCCTGCATTGGGAGGAGCACCGCCGGAGGCGTCAGGCGGTGCTCCAGTTGCTGGATTTCGGCATAGGCTCCGCCCTGGCGGACCGGATAGTCCGCATCTACGGGGACCTGGCGGCGGAGGTGGTCAGATCTAACCCCTACCAGCTGGCCTACGACGTGGCGGGCATAGGGTTCGTCACCGCCGACAGGATAGCCCAGCGGGTTGGCATATGCCGGGATGCGCCGGAGAGGCTGGATGCGGGGATCCTCTTCTCCATGAGGAGGGCGGTGGAGGAGGGGCACTCCATGTTGCCCTGGGATGAGCTGCTCCAGCGCTCCCGTCGGCTCCTGGCGGTGGACTCCGGGGTGGAGGATAGGCTCGAGCTTCTCTGCACCCTGGGCATGCTGGAGGCCGAGGAGCTTGGGGGGCTCAGGTGCGTTTACCTGCCGGGCCTCCGCAGGGCGGAGGCCGCCTCCGCCGGGGCGGTGCGCGACATGGCCGCGTCCTCGGGGGCGAGGCTGGGCTGGGAGCTGGAGGGGATGATAACCGCCCTGGAGGGGCAGTTCGGCATAAGGCTGGAGGAGCCCCAGCGCCGGGCGGTGAAGGGGGCCCTCTCCCACCGGATCTTCGTCATAACCGGTGGACCCGGGACCGGAAAGACCACCCTTCTCAGGTTCACCGTGAGGTTATGCCAGATGATGGGCCTTCGGGTGCTTCTTGCGGCCCCCACCGGCAGGGCGGCGAAGCGGATGGCGGAGGTCACCAGGGTGGAGGCCTACACCCTGCATCGGGCCCTGGAGTACGACCCCAGGTCCAACCGCTTCGGAAGGGGGCGCAGCAGACCCCTGGAGGCGGACGTGGTGATCGTGGACGAGTTCTCCATGGTGGACCTCCCCATGTTTCACCGCCTCCTGAGCGGCATCGGGGAGGATGCCTCCCTGGTCCTGGTGGGGGACTCGAACCAGCTCCCCTCCATAGGTCCCGGCAGCGTCCTCAAGGACCTCATATCCTCCGGATCGGTCCCCAAGGTGGAGCTCAAGGAGATCTTTAGGCAGGCCCAGAGGAGCCTAATAATCCGGAACTCCTACCGGATCCTCGAAGGGGGTACCCTGGAGCTACCACCCCTATCGCAGGGGCTTGACGTGGCCTTTGTGGAGGAGGATGATCCGTCCCTGGCGGCGGAGGCGGTGGTGGACCTGGTGGGCTACGAGATCCCCCGGTGCACCGGCCTGTCGCCCTGGGACGTGCAGGTGCTCACCCCCATGCATAAGGGGGAGGCGGGGGCGAGGAACCTTTGCCTGCGCCTCCAGGAGGTGCTTAACCCCTCTGGGGAGAGGCTCCGCCGGGGAGAGGGGGGATTCAGGCGGGGGGACAAGGTGATACAGCTCAAGAACGACTACGACCTTGAGATATACAACGGCGACATAGGAGTGGTGGAGGGACAGGTGGACCAGGGGCTCCTGGTGGACTTCGAGGGGCGAAGGGTTCAGATCCGCCGGGAGGCGGAGGTCAACCTGGCGTTGGCCTATGCGCTCACCATCCACAAGTCCCAGGGGAGCGAGTACCCGGCGGTGGTGGTCCCCCTGTTGGACCAGCACTTTGTTATGTTGAAGCGAAACCTGCTGTACACCGCTTTGACCCGGGCCAAGCGGTTGGCGGTCCTGGTGGGGTCCAGGAGGGCCATAGAGAGGGCGGTATCCACCCAGGAAGGCAACGCCAGGTATGGGGCGCTAAGGTGGCGCCTCGCCAAGAGGGAGGAAGCTTGA